A window of Streptomyces sp. NBC_01241 genomic DNA:
ACCGGCTCACCGAGCAGGGCCGCGGCACTGCCAGCCGCGTCCCGGTCAAGGACGGCAAGGTCACGGTCGAAGCCGAGGCCCAGACCCCCTACGTCCTCTACCGCACCGAACCGGAGCTCCAGCCAGCTCCGCGCTACGGCTCGGGCGGCCTCCTCGCTCATCCCGCCTTCACGGGCCGGACCCTGGAAGGCTGGACGGCACGAGGCACCGCGCGCGTCACCGATGACGGCGACGGCCTGCCGTACCTGCGGATCGACGCCCCGGAAGAAGCCTCGGTGAGCCAGCGAGTGGAGGCCCTGCCGGCGGGTACATACGCAGCCTCGGTCTGGGTACGGGTCACCGGCTCCCGCAAGGCGGTGCTGTCCGTCACGGGCACCGGCGTCAAGGGCCGGGACGATGACGGACGTTCAGGTCCGGTGGCCGCCAACTGGACGGATTCCTCGCCACTGCGCTGCGTTCTGGGTAACGGCCGCCGCAGGGGCACGATGTTCCAGCGCATGCGCGTGCTGTTCACCGTCACCGGCACCGCGCGAGCCGCGGTGGAACTCACTCTGCGCGCCGACCCGGCCGCCACCGGCAACACGGTGGACTTCGCGGACGTGCGGCTCGTACCCCTGCCAGGTGCTGGCCCCGAGTTCGGCGGGCACTGGTACACGGAGGACTTCGAGCACGTCGACGAGGGCCTCGGCCCCTTCGTGCCCGCCTCCGGCGACGGTGAACGCAGCCATCTCTCGGAGACCCACAAGGGCTACACACGCGACACGATCAGCGGTCGCTACTCGCTCAAGACACTCAGCGAATCCGCGGGCATCGTCTATCGGACCCTGCCGCAGACTCTCCGTTTCCTGCCGAACCGCACCTACCGCGTCACGTTCGACTACCAGGCTGACCCCGGCTCGGACTACCGTGTCGTGCTCGGCCGGGACGGGGGCGCCCAGATCGACGAGGAGAAGCTGCTGCCGACGACGGACCGCAAACTCGACACACCGCCCCTGGCGGCGGACCCCACGCCTCCTGGGTGGAACGACAGCCTGCCGCCCCAGAACCCGGCGCCGCACCGTACCTATGTACGCACCTTCCGCTCGGGCCCGGCCTCCGATGGGGCCGTATGGCTCGGCATCAAGAGGGTCGCTGGCGACGCATTTGTCCTGGACAACCTCATAGTCGACGATCTCGGTGCGAGCGGGGCCTGACGAACGAGGACGGCCCCCGACGACGGCCCTGGCCCGGGGCGACGGACAGGACGCCCCCTCGATCATGTCCTTGTCGCCTGCCCGGCCGGGCAGTGTGCCGTGTTCAGGGGAGGCCAGACCTGAAGTTCCCCTCGTAGCGTGGAGTCCGTGACAGCAGGGGATGTTGGTTGTCATGGCGGAGGTCCGTGGTGCAGGCATCGGACCTGTGTTCTCCCATCGGCCGAGGCGATCACGCCTGGCTTCAGGGTCGCACGGAATGCGGTTCAGCTCAGTGGCCGGATCGCCGGGTCACTCACCTTCTGCCCACTCCTCGGGCGCCGCGTCGAGTAGCTCGGCGAGGCGGGCGCGGTCCGGCAGCGGGCCGTGGTCGCCGGTCACCCGCAGTGCGGCGCCCGCCGTCAGATGTCCCAGCCGCAGCGCCCGTACGGGTTCCTCGCCGCGCAGCAGCCCGGCGAGGAACCCGGCCGCGAACGCGTCACCGGCGCCCACCGGTTCGATGACTTCGACCCTGGGCGCGGGAACGGTATGGACCCTGGGGCCGTCGAAGGCGGTGGCGGCCCGTGCACCGTCCTTGACGACGAGGACGGGCGGTTGTGGCAGCAAGTCCCGTACGGCGAAGGCGTCGGCCAGTCCGTCTCCCCACAGGGCCTGTGCCTCGTCGAGGCCCACGAACGTGATGTCCGCCCGTCGGGCGAGCCCGAGCAGCACGGTGGCCGCCGCACCGTCCGCCCACAGAGCGGCCCGGTGGTTGACGTCGAAGCTCACGGGGCACGGGCGTTCAGCAATGTCGGGCTCGAGCAGCGCGGTGACCATGTCCCGGCAG
This region includes:
- a CDS encoding sugar kinase; its protein translation is MTTIHTSRETGRRPVTGPVTCIGETMAALIPEPAAPLDGAGLLGIRIAGAESNVAMYLADHGVPARWVSALGDDPFGHRIRAEVAASGVDVSGVRTDPHRPTGLLVKDPGTEATRVHYYRRGSAASALTPDLLDDDAVRSAGLIHLSGITPALSAGCRDMVTALLEPDIAERPCPVSFDVNHRAALWADGAAATVLLGLARRADITFVGLDEAQALWGDGLADAFAVRDLLPQPPVLVVKDGARAATAFDGPRVHTVPAPRVEVIEPVGAGDAFAAGFLAGLLRGEEPVRALRLGHLTAGAALRVTGDHGPLPDRARLAELLDAAPEEWAEGE